The Pseudoalteromonas rubra region TCAACGCCTTTGTCAGCTACGCGCTCAGCGATTGCTTTACCAACTGCTTGAGCCGCTTCGATGTTGCCTGTGCCTTTAACTGTTTCAGCAATTGCTTTTTCAACAGTAGAAGCAGCAGCCAGTACACTACCCTCAGCGTTGATCACTTGAGCGTAAATGTGACGTGGCGTGCGGTGGATAACAAGGCGAGTTGTGCCCTGTTCGATAATATTTCTACGAGTGCGCTTAGCACGACGTAGACGAGCTGTTTTCTTATCCATCGTCTTACCTTACTTCTTCTTAGCCTCTTTACGACGCACGTATTCGTCAGCATAACGTACACCTTTACCTTTATAAGGCTCTGGCTCACGGTATGAACGAATGTTCGCAGCAGTTTGACCAACAAGCTGCTTGTCTGCGCCCTTAACAACAATTTCAGTTTGGCTTGGAGCTTCGATAGTGATACCCGCTGGGATCTCGAAGTTCACTGGGTGAGAGAAGCCAAGAGTCAAGTCTAATACTTTACCCTTAACTGCTGCACGGTAACCAACACCTACTAGTTGTAGTTTCTTCTCAAAACCTTCGTTAGCACCAATGATCATGTTATTGATCAACGCACGTGCAGTACCCGCTTGAGCCCAAGCGTTAGCAACTTCACGTGGAGTTGTAGTGATAACGTTGTCGTTAAGTGAAACTTCAACCGCAGCATTGATAGTGCGCGTTAATTCACCGTTTTTGCCTTTAACTTTGATGTCCTGGCCGTTAACTGTAACTTCAACACCGGCAGGAACAGTAATAGGAGCCTTCGCTATACGAGACATAGTTCCCCTCCGATTAAGCTACAAAGCCAATGATTTCACCACCAACACCAGCGTTACGCGCAGCGCGGTCTGTCATCAGGCCTTTAGAAGTTGATACGATAGCGATACCTAGACCACCCATTACCTTTGGTAATTCGTCACGTCTCTTATAGATACGTAGACCAGGGCGGCTAACACGCTGGATGTTTTCGATAACAGCTTTGCCTTCGAAGTACTTAAGTTCGATAGTCAATTCTGCTTTAACGTCACCAGATACTGCGAAGTCACCGATGTAACCTTCGTCTTTTAGTACCTTAGCAATAGCTACTTTCAGCTTTGAAGTTGGCATAGTTACAGATACCTTCTTCGCAGTCTGACCGTTACGGATGCGTGTAAACAAATCCGCAATTGGATCTTGCAAGCTCATGTCTTACTCCCGTGATTCTATTACCAACTAGCCTTTTTAAGGCCAGGAATTTCACCGCGCATAGCAGCTTCGCGAACTTTGATACGGCTCATGCCGAACTTGCGAAGGTAACCATGTGGGCGGCCCGTGATGTTACAACGATTACGTTGACGTGAAGGGCTAGAATCGCGTGGTAAAGACTGTAGCTTTAACACTGCATCCCAACGCTCATCATCAGATGCGTTAACATCGCTGATGATAGCTTTTAACGCAGCACGCTTTTCAGCATACTGAGCAACTAATTTAGCACGTTTTACGTCACGTGCTTTCATTGAATTCTTTGCCATAACCCTACCCTTACTTTTTGAATGGGAAGTTGAACGCTTCTAACAACGCACGGCCTTCGTCATCTGTTTTCGCAGAAGTAGTGATTGTGATGTCCATACCGCGAACACGGTCGACTTTATCATAATCGATTTCTGGGAAGATGATTTGCTCACGTACGCCCATAGAATAGTTACCGCGACCGTCGAAAGACTTTGCGCTAACACCGCGGAAGTCACGAATACGTGGCATCGCGATAGAGACTAGACGCTCTAGGAAATCCCACATACGCTCGCCGCGTAGGGTTACTTTACAGCCAATTGGGTAACCTTCACGGATCTTAAAGCCAGCAACAGATTTGCGTGCTTTAGTTACCAGAGGCTTCTGACCAGAGATAGCTTCTAAGTCTGCTACTGCATTCTCTAGAATTTTCTTGTCAGCTAGGGCTTCGCCCACACCCATGTTTAGTGTGATCTTTTCGATCTGAGGGACTTGCATGACAGAGCTGTAACCGAACTTTTCGAAAAGTTCTTTTACTACTTTGTCTTTGTACACTTCATGCAGTTTCGCCATCGTCTACTCCAACTATTAGATAGTTTTACCAGTAGACTTGAAGAAACGGACTTTTTTACCGTCTTCAAATCTAAAACCTACACGATCTGCTTTGCCAGTTTCGGCATTAAAGATCGCGACATTAGATACGTCGATAGACGCTTCTTTCTCAACAATGCCGCCAGCTTGCTGTAGTTGTGGTACAGGCTTCTGGTGCTTTTTGATGATATTGATGCCTTCGACAAATACTCGACCAGTTTCAGTTACAAGTGAAAGCACTTTACCGCGCTTACCTTTGTCTTTACCGGCTAGTACGATTACTTCGTCATCACGACGGATTTTTGCTGCCATGATCGACTCCTTATAGTACTTCTGGTGCTAGTGAAACGATCTTCATGAACTTTTCGTTACGTAGTTCACGAGTCACAGGGCCGAAGATACGAGTTCCGATCGGCTGTAGGCTATCGTTAAGGATAACAGCAGCATTACTGTCGAAACGGATCAAAGAACCGTCTGGACGACGAACGCCTTTTTTGGTGCGCACAACTACTGCGTTTTTAACATCACCTTTCTTCACTTTACCGCGAGGAATCGCTTCTTTAACAGAAACTTTAATGATGTCGCCAACCGCTGCGTAGCGACGGTGCGAACCACCTAAGACTTTAATACACTGCACTTTGCGAGCGCCGCTGTTATCAGCAACGTCCAGCTGAGTTTGCATTTGGATCATCTTGATGAGCTCCGGTGTAATATACAACACGCCTAGATTTTGTTTAAAACCCAAGCATTTAGATTAATTTCCACTCAAATTACGAACGTGTCGTGCTTCAAGGGCGGGCAATTGTAACAGCAAAGCAGCGCTAAAGATAGTTCAATTTTTAATTAATTTGAGCAGGCTGCTGTGCTGAACTTGCTGTAAAACAGGGATATGGGGACAAACCAAATCTTCACAAGTCACACTGCCAAACTAATTATGCAAAACAATTACAAAGGCTATCTACATAACTTCTTATCTGCGAACAAAAAATAGACTAATCAGGTTATTTGCGATGCATTTTTATGTAACTGGCCACCTTTTCGACAGTGTCTACCCAATAACCGTTTTCAGGTGTATTTAAATATTGAATTAATTGTGACAGCACCCTTGCATCGACACTGTAACGGCCGTTTTCGCCCACCTCGTGTCCAGCCAGGATAATCCATTTGTTGTTTTCCCGCAGCGCTTCAAGGGTTGCTTTTAGCTCCTCAAAGGTCAGTCCATCCATTCTTATCCCGGTGAGTTGAGCGAAATCGGTATAAACGGGGTTGTTTGCAGTTTCATCCAGCCAGGTGCGGCCAGTCTCAAAATGCCGGTCAATCAGCGGGACGTAGCTTTTAACCTGTGCGCCCCGGCCAACAAAGGTATTACCACATGGGTAGGCAAAGCTTTTAGGCTCAACACCCAGCTGGGTTTTCAGATACTGGTTGGTGGTTAGAATATCCTGTTCCAGCCAGGCAAGATTAACCTGCTCCAGCCCCTTATCCTGTGCTCTCAGCCAGTCGAAGTTACCGGTGCACAAATGAGACAACGTGTGATTGCCCAGCTCATGACCCATTTTTACCACCTTGCGCCAGTCCTTAAGGCGTGCCCCCACCGGTTCTGGCATCACGTAGAAAGTCGCTTTGATCCCGTGTTGTTCGAGAATAGGGATGCCCACGTCAAGTTGACTCTTTCGGGCATCATCAAAAGTCAGACTAACCGCATTGCGTGCGCCCTGCGGGTATTGGAAAGTCGTCATATGCGATTGTTCAGTCGCACTGTGTGTGTCTGCCAGGACGCACGCATGGCTCAGCATACCGCATAGCAGGGTAAGAAGTTGTCGTTTATTTATCATATGTCACTCCGGGTAAATGGTTCAGGGTCTTGGCGAGGAGGATATGAGTGTGACAAAGCCACGTATACTTCGGGACTTAAGGTTTTCTGAAGGATGCTTATGAAAGTGTTAAGGTTATGAATTACGAGCATAATACACCGGGCAGCAAGGCCCGATGTATTACCTGATTGACCGAGACTATCCGCCAAAAAAGCCCTTTAACTTATCTTTGAGCTTCTCTTTAACCGCGTCTTTGGCTTTGTCTTTGGCCGCGCCACTTAAATCCAACTTAGTCTCCACTTGATGGAATGGCCCCTTAATTCTGACCGGGATTTTAAAGCCAGTGCTGTCATCCTGGCTCTGCTGGCCTTCAATGGTATCTACAATGCCGGTCACGACCCGATAGTTGACGTACGTTTTGGGCAGATCGACTTCCCCTTCTCCGGTGATGCGAATTAATGGACTTGCCAGATTCAGGTCGCGGTTACGACCAACCCCGTTAAGGAACTGGAAGCTTCCGGTCAGCGCAGAGAAATCTGTTTTCTGATCCGGGTCAAAATCGGCGTTCACCCCCTCAGAAACCGAAGAGAAATTCCCTTTGAGCATTTCTTTTCCTTTGCGCACCATCTCCGCTAGGTTTGCTCCTTTGACACCCCCATCTTTAAACTCAAACGCCAGTTCGCCAGCCAGTGCCGAAACAAATTGCTTCTGACTGACACCTCGGGTCTCGAGGTCCCAGTTCAGGCTTCCCTTACCCAATACCTTGTCAAACCCTATTGCATCGGTCAAAAGCGGCTCGGCATTAATACCATTCAGGGCAAAATTGGTGGTCACCTGATAAGGCTTAGACGCGGCATTAACATGCACAACCCCTTTGCCCTGTCCTTCATAGGCAGCAAACTTATCCATCGACAATTTTGCTTTGCCTTTGTTGAGCTGGACTGAGAACTGATTAGCACCCAGTTTAATTTCTCTGGCACGTAAACCACTGGAGCGGATCACGACATTGGCATCCAGCATATTCAACGCCGACAGATCAATTTCACTGTCATCCCAGACAATCGGCTGTGGTTCACCCGGTGCGCTTTTGGGCTGCTCAGGTGCCTCAACCGGCTCTGGTAAATACGGGTTGAGGTCCAGCATCCCTAAATCCACATCCGCATTCACACTCAGGCGTTCGCCTAGTGTGATCTCACTGCGTCCCTGAATGTCCAGCTTGTCCAGTTTGGCTTTTAAAGACTGCAGTGCAAATACGTTACTGGCAAAACGCATTTCTCCGGCTACTTCAAACTGATTAAACGCTTGAGGCTTCGCTTTCAGGTCAACCTTTTGCCACTGGGCAATGTCTTTCACTGAATCGCCAGATAATGTCAGTGCCCCGCCGAACACTTTGCCCTGCTCAGTGATCTGGCCATCAAAGGTCAGATTCACCAGACGCGACTCCAACGCTTGAGAAAAGCTAAAGTCTTTACTTTCTATGGCTTTCGCGGGTGTATCAACCGTCATATTGAGCGCAAACGTTTCACCCTGAAAAGCCACCTTGCCATTTAACTCCAGCGCCTTATACAACGAGGGGAGTGTAATCGTCAGTGCCAGGTCTGAAATCGCGTGCCGCGCACCTGATGTGGCATCGGCGTAAATCAGCTCTCCCCCATAAATAGCAACCTCACCCAGCGCAATATCGAATCCTGTTGGCAGTACCACAGGACCCGACGCGCTCGGAGCCTGTTCTGCTGGCGCATCTGATGCGGTTCCTTTGCCTAACGCCATGACCCAGTTGGCCTGACCTGCAGCGTTCTTTTCAAGCAGAATTTTTGGGTTGCGGATCACAAACTGCTCTAACTGGAACTCCCCTGAAAACAGAGAAACCCAGGGAATGTGCACAGCCAACTGGTCCATCGTCAGCATATGTGGCTGACTGCCCCCAGGCATGTTCTCAAAGCGAACATCGTTGAGGACAATATTCAGGCGCGGCAGAATACTGAGCTCACTGTCGCCTGCAATGTCGAGCTTACGCCCGGTATTTGCTTCGACCTGTTGCTCCAGCTGCGCAATAATGGTCGAGGTCGGGATCAGCATAGGGGCGACCACAACAGCAATCACCAACACAAGTATCAGTGCGCCGACCAATTTGAGCACGCGTTTCATATCTCTTCCTTTATAAATCATCTATGACTCATTCTATGATAGCGATTTGGTTGATAAATTCACCTTCACCCCGGAAGATTTTTCAATCCGCCATATCTCGCATTGCACTTGTTGGAGATCCCGGTATGATCCACGCCCTTGTCAGTTTTACCGACCTTTCGCTAAACTGAATAGTCTGAATTAACCCTCTAGTTGGAGAACCGCTGCGACATGAAGAAGCTGCTCATTTCACCGTCGAATATGGCTTTGGGCGAACAAGAAAGTCAGATTTACCAGAACATCCTGAAACAGGCGACCGAGATCAGTCTCAACCTGATGGCCGTTAAGGTTGAAAATCATCCAGAAGACTTTCTGGGATGGTGCTATGAGCTATTGGATGTAGCTAAGAACCGCATTAATTTTGAGCTGCTGGACGATCATCAGTTGCCTATTGTGAAAAAACTTCAGGACATGCTGATCAGCGCTATCAGCTTTTTGCAGCTAAAAACACTGCGTATTGCGCCCTGGCCGATGATCTGCGAATTCATTCGTCAGCGAGAATCAGAGCTGGCACTGACAGAACAGCTCAAGCTCATTGACTACCTGGCTGCGTTACGTGCTACGCCGTTGCAGGATATGATCAACGAAGACCGCCTAGCATTCAGTGGTAAACATGCTGCCAGCCTGGATACCGGTGTATATCAATTCGATGTGGAGTGGTTTGCCTCAACCAAAAGTGCCAAAGGATTCCATCAACTCCTGGCTGACTTGCCCGGTGAGTTTGATACGGCACTGGCTCATATTCCGCTCGAAGGCGAAGTCACTCAGCAGCACTATCAGGAGTTTGTACTGGCTTACCTGATGGCATTCGGTCACAGCGACGAAAAACCGACTCTGGCGCCTGCCACTCGCCTGCTTGCGATGCGCCGCCCGGATGTATTTACTCCGCTGGTTAACAGCAAACTGGACGCCCTGTGTCAGGCGCTCGGCATTGCTAAGCTAACAAACCGAGATTTCGAACGTTACTGGCAGGATATTGTCGTGACCATTAATAAGATGCCTTGGTTTGCAACGGGCAATGCTGCAGACGAGTTTGAAGCCAGGTTGCGCGCCATTAAAGCCTTATTGCCATGCTTCTTTTTCTATGCGGACAAAGACACGCCACAAAGCTCCAACTACTATAAGCTGTTAAATAAGCCAAAACGGACAAGTTCTGGCAGCACCACCAGAACCACCCGCCGCAGCAAAGAGTCAGCAGAGACCTTAGTCGATCGGGCTCTGAGTGACGACAGCATTCCTGAACATATTCGTGCCAAGCGCGACTCTATCATCGCTGAAGTAGAAAAAGGCCGTAGCGTCGACGAAACCATTTCACTAATGCGTGCAATTTTCGGGTAACCGAACAATTTGTCCCTATGATCAGGTAGTTATAATCTGCCTGATCATTGTGCAACGACGAACAAAAATGCACCAGCGGCGTGCATCCAACCTTTTCCCCCTTATCTAAGCACGCTGCCTGCTTGAAAATATATTCATTTAAATCAAGACAGTAAATTGGAACTTCGTCTTTTCTTCAAGGCTGGCTTAGCCATTGCAACCTCCCGGGCGACAACCACTTTGTGCTCCAGAGGACTCTACATGAACAATAAATACTCATTAATCTGTGCAATCTCACTGCTACTCGCTCACCCACTGGCATTGGCCGATACGTCAGCTTCCGTTAGCGCCAATGTGGCCGCCAGCTCCAATTATTTCTGGCGCGGGATCACCCAATCGGATGATGGTGCCACCGTCTCTGGCGGGCTGGACTATGACAGCGGGAAAGGATTTTATCTTGGTGCCTGGGCGTCCAACGTGGACTTTGGCGATACAGCCAGTACCAGCTATGAGCTGGATCTCTACGCGGGCTTCAGCGGCGAATTCAAACAGCTCAGTTATGATCTGGGTTACATTCATTATGCCTATCCGGATGCAGCTGGCGACATCGACTTTGGTGAACTCTTTGCCTCGGTTGGCTGGCAGTATTTCACTGTCAAACTCAGTCACCTGACCACTGCACAGAGCGACTCAAGCACGGAAGAGGATATGCTATATCTGGAACTCAACGCAGCGTTTGCGGTGTTTTCTGAATCTGAATTGGGCTTACACCTCGGCCGTTCAAGTGGCGATACTGTTATGGAATGGACGGGTGAGGATGACAGCTACATGGATTATGGCGTCAGTCTGAGCACGGGCGGACTCACGCTGGGACTGGTGAAGACAGACCTTGATGCCGATGATGACATCAAGGCGTATGTGAGTTATGCGCTGGACTTTACACTCTAAGTCCGGCGATCTAACTCATTAAGGTACACTATGACCGGTCGATGCCTGCCAGATGCGATACCATTGCTCACGGGATAACGTCAACGTACGTGCCGCCACAGCGGTGCGCACTCGTTCGATGTTGCCGGTACCCAGCACCACGGACGGTTTGCTTGGGTGCATCAGCAACCAGGCATAGATCACCGCATCAATGCCGCTGGCCCCAACTTCCTCAGCCACTTCACTCAGGCACTCACGCAATCGCAGCGCTTTGGCGTCTGCCTCGGCAAATATACGTCCGCCTGCCAACGGTGACCACAGCATAGGATGTATACGCAACTGCTGACACTGGTCTAAAGTACCATCATCCAGTGCTTTCATTTCATAAGGTGAAAACTCGATCTGATTGGTCACAAGCTCAAAATCGAGACGAGACTGCAACAGGCTCAGCTGAGAAGGCGTAAAATTCGACACCCCAAAATGCAATACATCACCATTTTGTTTGAGCCGGGTAAACGCCTCAGCCACTTCATCGGCATCCATCAGATAATCCGGGCGGTGGATCAACAAGGTATCAATGCGATCGGTGCCAAAATGCTGCAAAGACTGCTGCACTGAGGTGATAATGTGGGCCTGACTTGAGTCATAGTGATTCGCCTTACCCGCAAGCCCTTTGCTGGCAAGCGCAGGTCGAATACCGCATTTGGTGATGATGCTGATCTGATCCCGAACCGACGGCTGCAACGCCAGTGCACGGCCAAAAGCCGCTTCACATTCATACTGGCCGTAAATGTCAGCATGATCGGTATCTCGTACACCCAGCTCTGTCAGTTGCTTTACAAAATCCAGAGTCTGGGCTGGGCCTTGCTGCCAGTCCAGTAAACGCCAGAACCCGGCGACCAGATCGCCCATTACCTTGTTTGTCATAAAATCGTGCCTATAGTTGAACTTACTCTTTTTGCTTTCTCTACAGCCAGATCACAACTTGCATCGCGCGCCAGCGCCACACCCATCCGACGTTGACCCACCACCTCAGGTTTGCCAAATAAACGCAGGTCGGTATTTGTTTCACTCAACGCTTCGGCAACCTGAGTGAAGCTAAGCTGCTGTGATGTACCGTTGACCAGTATAACACTGGATGCCGAGGGGCCGTGACAATGAATGTTGGGAATTGGCAAGCCCAGGATCGCCCGCACATGTAAGGCAAATTCACTGAGGTCCTGAGAGATCAGGGTCACCATGCCAGTATCATGAGGCCGCGGTGAGACTTCGCTAAAATACACATCATCGTTTTTGATAAACAGTTCGACCCCAAACAGCCCGCGTCCGCCGAGTGCTTCTGTGATCTGCTCTGCCATCGCTTTGGCTCGCGACAATGCCAACTCAGACATTACCTGTGGTTGCCAGCTTTGCTGATAATCTCCACCTTCCTGCACATGCCCAATCGGCTCACAGAAACTGGTGCCATCAATATGGCGAATTGTCAGCAGGGTAATTTCGTAGTCAAAATCAACAAACCCCTCCACAATCACCCTGCCCTGACCTGCGCGCCCACCTTGTTGCGCATAGGTCCAGGCGGCTTCCAGATCAGCCTCACTACGCACCACACTTTGCCCTTTGCCCGAGGAGCTCATAATAGGTTTAATAACACAGGGCATGCCAATCTCGGCAACAGCATGGACAAACTCCTGCTGTGTGTCGACAAATCGATACGGCGAAGTTGCCAGACCCAGTTCTTCGGCTGCAAGACGACGGATCCCTTCCCGGTTCATAGTGAGCTGTGTCGCTTTTGCAGAAGGCACCACAGTAAACCCCTGTTGCTCGAGCGCCACTAATGTATCGGTCGCAATTGCTTCGATCTCTGGCACAATATAGTCTGGTTGCTCCTGCTCAATAATTGCAGCCAGTTGATTACCGTCCAGCATAGATAAAGTGTAACTGCGATCAGCCACTTGCATCGCTGGCGCATTGTCATACCTATCTAACACCACCACTTCTGCGCCCAGACGTTTGAACTCAATCACCACCTCTTTACCCAGCTCTCCGCCACCACATAACAGCACCTTACACGCAGTCGCACTAAATGGCGTGCCCAATTGCTTAATTTTCATGATTTATTCCTAAGTAACGATGAATATCAAAAGTGACCGACAAAATAACACAAATTGCAATACCGCCAGCATAAAAAAAAGCGCCAAAATATCCAAAAAAAAACAATAAAGACACAATTTGTACACAGTTGGTGTACATAATTCACACGCAACCAAGTTGAACATGTTAGCGAAGGACTAGAAGACGTGAACACGAAGCATTTTTCAGACCGTGGTATGCCACCACTGGCGAAGACTCTCTCACAAGTTTATGGCAAATATGCGAATCGAACTGCGCTTATTTATGAAAATAATCATATCAGCTATCAGGAATTAGCACAGCGGGTTACTTTCCTTGCTGGGCACATTCGTCTGCAACTGTGTGAACAGGCAGAAACAGCCCCTTCTTCTCAATACATTGCACTTTATCACGAGCGCGGCATTGATATGGTTGTCAGTATGCTGGCAGCTGCGCATTGCGGGCTTGGCTATATTCCCATTTCTACCGATGCACCGGCGCAACGGACCCAGTTTATTTTACAAGATAGCCAGCCAGCTTTGATCCTAACCCACAGTCACCTCAGTAAGGTTGACGCCATTGCGGATCGTCCGCAGCTGTGCGTGGACACCCTCTGCCCCCGTGAGGCACTCGACACAGCCCCCGCACAAACGCAAGACGCGATAGGGTACGTGATTTATACCTCAGGAACAACCGGGCAACCCAAAGGCGTGCAGATCCCGGCGCAAAATATTTTACACCTCGCCGACACCCATATTGACGCGTTCAACACGCCACAGTATCAGCGCGCCTTGCTATTTGCCTCCTACATTTTTGATGCCAGCGTATTCGAACTGTTCGTCCATTTATTACTAGGCCAAAGCGTGTATATTGCCAGCGAGCACGAGCGTAAAGATGCGCAAGCCTTGAGCACACTGGTACAGCAAAATAACATCGAGTTTGCCTCTATTCCGCCTGCACTGCTGGCATTAATTCCACCGCAACAACTCAGCGCACTCAAATGCCTGATCGTGGCCGGTGAGACACCCAACGTAGCCATGCTCGAAGCTTACAGCCAGGTCACCGCGATCTATAATGGGTATGGCCCGACAGAAAACACCGTTGCAACCAGCTTGCATCGCTTTTCACCACAAGACAGTGAGCTGAATATTGGCCAGCCGCTCAATGATACGCGCTTATATGTGCTGGATCCCCAGCTTAATCGCTGTCCACAAGGTGAGGTCGGTGAATTATATATTAGTAGCCCGCGCCTGGCACTCGGGTATCTCAACCGTGATGAGCTGACCCAAAGTCGCTTTATCGCCAACCCGTTTTATGACCCCCAGTCCGATGCCAGCGGTTTCAGCCGCTTATATAAAACAGGCGACTTAGCCTCCTTTGATGGTCAGGAGTACCATTTTGCCGGCCGTGACGATGGTCAGGTCAAGCTACGCGGTTTTCGTATCGAGCTCGAGGAAATCGAACAAACCATCGCCACTTTAGACACAGTCAAACTGGTCAGTTGCGTTATCAAACAACAGGGCAATCGTCGCTTACTCGCCGCCTATGTCGTGACACAGCACGATGAAGCAACTCAGACTCAGGACATCGCCAACCACCTTAGCCGCACTCTGCCAGATTATATGCAGCCCGACCTGATCGTTCTGCTCAGTCAGCTGCCGATGACAGAAAATGGCAAAACGGACAAACGCGCACTGGCGGCATTACCTATTGAAGTTGAACACAC contains the following coding sequences:
- the rplR gene encoding 50S ribosomal protein L18, which translates into the protein MDKKTARLRRAKRTRRNIIEQGTTRLVIHRTPRHIYAQVINAEGSVLAAASTVEKAIAETVKGTGNIEAAQAVGKAIAERVADKGVEKIAFDRSGFKYHGRVKALADAAREAGLQF
- the rplF gene encoding 50S ribosomal protein L6, producing the protein MSRIAKAPITVPAGVEVTVNGQDIKVKGKNGELTRTINAAVEVSLNDNVITTTPREVANAWAQAGTARALINNMIIGANEGFEKKLQLVGVGYRAAVKGKVLDLTLGFSHPVNFEIPAGITIEAPSQTEIVVKGADKQLVGQTAANIRSYREPEPYKGKGVRYADEYVRRKEAKKK
- the rpsH gene encoding 30S ribosomal protein S8, producing MSLQDPIADLFTRIRNGQTAKKVSVTMPTSKLKVAIAKVLKDEGYIGDFAVSGDVKAELTIELKYFEGKAVIENIQRVSRPGLRIYKRRDELPKVMGGLGIAIVSTSKGLMTDRAARNAGVGGEIIGFVA
- the rpsN gene encoding 30S ribosomal protein S14; the encoded protein is MAKNSMKARDVKRAKLVAQYAEKRAALKAIISDVNASDDERWDAVLKLQSLPRDSSPSRQRNRCNITGRPHGYLRKFGMSRIKVREAAMRGEIPGLKKASW
- the rplE gene encoding 50S ribosomal protein L5, producing MAKLHEVYKDKVVKELFEKFGYSSVMQVPQIEKITLNMGVGEALADKKILENAVADLEAISGQKPLVTKARKSVAGFKIREGYPIGCKVTLRGERMWDFLERLVSIAMPRIRDFRGVSAKSFDGRGNYSMGVREQIIFPEIDYDKVDRVRGMDITITTSAKTDDEGRALLEAFNFPFKK
- the rplX gene encoding 50S ribosomal protein L24 yields the protein MAAKIRRDDEVIVLAGKDKGKRGKVLSLVTETGRVFVEGINIIKKHQKPVPQLQQAGGIVEKEASIDVSNVAIFNAETGKADRVGFRFEDGKKVRFFKSTGKTI
- the rplN gene encoding 50S ribosomal protein L14, which codes for MIQMQTQLDVADNSGARKVQCIKVLGGSHRRYAAVGDIIKVSVKEAIPRGKVKKGDVKNAVVVRTKKGVRRPDGSLIRFDSNAAVILNDSLQPIGTRIFGPVTRELRNEKFMKIVSLAPEVL
- a CDS encoding polysaccharide deacetylase family protein, coding for MINKRQLLTLLCGMLSHACVLADTHSATEQSHMTTFQYPQGARNAVSLTFDDARKSQLDVGIPILEQHGIKATFYVMPEPVGARLKDWRKVVKMGHELGNHTLSHLCTGNFDWLRAQDKGLEQVNLAWLEQDILTTNQYLKTQLGVEPKSFAYPCGNTFVGRGAQVKSYVPLIDRHFETGRTWLDETANNPVYTDFAQLTGIRMDGLTFEELKATLEALRENNKWIILAGHEVGENGRYSVDARVLSQLIQYLNTPENGYWVDTVEKVASYIKMHRK
- a CDS encoding AsmA family protein is translated as MKRVLKLVGALILVLVIAVVVAPMLIPTSTIIAQLEQQVEANTGRKLDIAGDSELSILPRLNIVLNDVRFENMPGGSQPHMLTMDQLAVHIPWVSLFSGEFQLEQFVIRNPKILLEKNAAGQANWVMALGKGTASDAPAEQAPSASGPVVLPTGFDIALGEVAIYGGELIYADATSGARHAISDLALTITLPSLYKALELNGKVAFQGETFALNMTVDTPAKAIESKDFSFSQALESRLVNLTFDGQITEQGKVFGGALTLSGDSVKDIAQWQKVDLKAKPQAFNQFEVAGEMRFASNVFALQSLKAKLDKLDIQGRSEITLGERLSVNADVDLGMLDLNPYLPEPVEAPEQPKSAPGEPQPIVWDDSEIDLSALNMLDANVVIRSSGLRAREIKLGANQFSVQLNKGKAKLSMDKFAAYEGQGKGVVHVNAASKPYQVTTNFALNGINAEPLLTDAIGFDKVLGKGSLNWDLETRGVSQKQFVSALAGELAFEFKDGGVKGANLAEMVRKGKEMLKGNFSSVSEGVNADFDPDQKTDFSALTGSFQFLNGVGRNRDLNLASPLIRITGEGEVDLPKTYVNYRVVTGIVDTIEGQQSQDDSTGFKIPVRIKGPFHQVETKLDLSGAAKDKAKDAVKEKLKDKLKGFFGG
- a CDS encoding TorF family putative porin translates to MNNKYSLICAISLLLAHPLALADTSASVSANVAASSNYFWRGITQSDDGATVSGGLDYDSGKGFYLGAWASNVDFGDTASTSYELDLYAGFSGEFKQLSYDLGYIHYAYPDAAGDIDFGELFASVGWQYFTVKLSHLTTAQSDSSTEEDMLYLELNAAFAVFSESELGLHLGRSSGDTVMEWTGEDDSYMDYGVSLSTGGLTLGLVKTDLDADDDIKAYVSYALDFTL
- a CDS encoding aldo/keto reductase; this translates as MTNKVMGDLVAGFWRLLDWQQGPAQTLDFVKQLTELGVRDTDHADIYGQYECEAAFGRALALQPSVRDQISIITKCGIRPALASKGLAGKANHYDSSQAHIITSVQQSLQHFGTDRIDTLLIHRPDYLMDADEVAEAFTRLKQNGDVLHFGVSNFTPSQLSLLQSRLDFELVTNQIEFSPYEMKALDDGTLDQCQQLRIHPMLWSPLAGGRIFAEADAKALRLRECLSEVAEEVGASGIDAVIYAWLLMHPSKPSVVLGTGNIERVRTAVAARTLTLSREQWYRIWQASTGHSVP
- the purT gene encoding formate-dependent phosphoribosylglycinamide formyltransferase is translated as MKIKQLGTPFSATACKVLLCGGGELGKEVVIEFKRLGAEVVVLDRYDNAPAMQVADRSYTLSMLDGNQLAAIIEQEQPDYIVPEIEAIATDTLVALEQQGFTVVPSAKATQLTMNREGIRRLAAEELGLATSPYRFVDTQQEFVHAVAEIGMPCVIKPIMSSSGKGQSVVRSEADLEAAWTYAQQGGRAGQGRVIVEGFVDFDYEITLLTIRHIDGTSFCEPIGHVQEGGDYQQSWQPQVMSELALSRAKAMAEQITEALGGRGLFGVELFIKNDDVYFSEVSPRPHDTGMVTLISQDLSEFALHVRAILGLPIPNIHCHGPSASSVILVNGTSQQLSFTQVAEALSETNTDLRLFGKPEVVGQRRMGVALARDASCDLAVEKAKRVSSTIGTIL